One part of the Glycine soja cultivar W05 chromosome 11, ASM419377v2, whole genome shotgun sequence genome encodes these proteins:
- the LOC114376938 gene encoding la-related protein 1C-like, whose product MAMTGNHSPRHSSDNHQSRRATRLPASSPWNQVVCGESEPVAAVPSSSTEDFPSAAAPVEDFSSSATESSDNGGAAKRPVWNKPSPNGAAAAAASEVRPEMDANSWPLPSESTRAATKSESLKGLLDGSSVPQSQGLGSMSSSSPSQREVSDNASTNSVVPARQKSTKHHSSNASSNGGHMQHSASQVSIAATGSRNSSPKDHTQRSGFASHDHPQQRNSFRNRNGGQHQRGDGSHHHNYGNRHDQDWNNNRTFGSRDTHVPPRVVPRFIRPPPPPNSAQFFHPSPMRPFGSPIGFHELAPQLVFVAAPPPPPDSLRGVPFVPPMPHHSLFFTGPDPQLHNKIVNQVDYYFSNENLVKDTFLRQNMDDQGWVPIKLIAGFNKVMHLTDNIQVILDAIRTSSVVEVQGDKIRRRNDWRRWIMHPPVQFSNATTIGVLNPDMLAEQVHNIALETSDYDGAGGPDVLPDTSRHRSTFRDLQLSTSEGPGPGQVGIQEAQITPFQEEIRAVNVL is encoded by the exons ATGGCCATGACCGGTAACCATTCCCCTCGCCATTCCTCCGATAACCACCAATCGCGTCGCGCCACGCGCCTCCCTGCTTCTTCGCCGTGGAACCAGGTCGTCTGCGGCGAATCGGAGCCCGTTGCGGCGGTTCCGTCTTCCTCGACGGAGGATTTCCCCTCTGCCGCCGCGCCGGTGGAAGATTTTAGCTCCTCCGCGACTGAGAGCTCAGACAATGGCGGCGCTGCCAAGAGGCCTGTCtggaacaaaccttctcctaatggcgcggcggcggcggcggcttCGGAGGTGAGGCCGGAGATGGACGCGAACTCGTGGCCCTTGCCGTCGGAGTCCACGAGAGCTGCTACGAAATCGGAATCCTTGAAGGGTCTGTTGGATGGATCTTCTGTGCCACAATCGCAG GGTTTGGGAAgtatgtcttcttcttccccttcACAGAGGGAAGTCAGTGATAATGCAAGCACCAACAGTGTGGTGCCGGCTCGGCAGAAATCAACAAAGCATCACAGTTCTAATGCATCTTCTAATGGTGGCCACATGCAACACTCTGCGTCCCAGGTTTCGATAGCTGCAACTGGGTCCCGAAACTCCTCTCCAAAGGACCACACACAAAGAAGTGGGTTTGCGTCTCATGATCATCCACAGCAGCGTAATTCGTTTAGAAATCGTAATGGCGGTCAACACCAGCGTGGAGATGGTTCTCACCATCATAACTATGGGAACAGGCATGATCAGGACTGGAATAATAATAGAACTTTTGGTAGTAGAGATACACATGTGCCACCAAGAGTTGTTCCAAGATTTATACGGCCGCCTCCACCTCCTAATTCTGCTCAGTTTTTTCATCCATCACCAATGCGGCCATTTGGTAGTCCCATTGGTTTCCATG AACTAGCACCTCAGCTGGTATTTGTTGCAGCTCCACCTCCACCCCCGGATTCACTAAGAGGTGTTCCTTTTGTGCCTCCTATGCCACATCATTCCCTGTTCTTTACAGGCCCAGATCCTCAGTTGCACAATAAGATAGTCAACCAGGTTGACTACTATTTTAG TAATGAAAATTTAGTTAAAGATACATTCTTGCGGCAGAACATGGATGACCAGGGCTGGGTTCCCATAAAATTAATTGCAGGCTTCAACAAA GTTATGCATTTGACTGACAATATCCAAGTTATATTAGATGCTATTCGAACTTCATCTGTTGTTGAAGTGCAG GGTGACAAAATAAGGAGACGAAATGATTGGAGGAGATGGATCATGCATCCTCCTGTTCAGTTTTCTAATGCTACAACCATTGGAGTGTTGAATCCTGACATGCTGGCAGAACAAGTACACAATATTGCTCTGGAGACAAGTGACTATGATGGTGCAGGAGGACCGGATGTTCTACCAGATACTTCACGACATAGATCTACATTTAGGGATTTGCAGCTTTCCACTAGCGAGGGTCCTGGTCCTGGTCAAGTTGGTATTCAAGAGGCTCAGATCACTCCATTCCAGGAAGAAATTAGAGCTGTAAATGTGCTTTAG
- the LOC114376796 gene encoding methyltransferase-like protein 23, with translation MILKRQASTSPSSRFFTSQSHYTLHEFPNQLTITLLLAEHEGRIWPIPVALQRSSRRVCAGTSLPDLVAAKLGACVTLTDDSTRLEVLNNMRRVCDLNKLECNVLGLTWGVWDSSLFSLQPTIILGADVLYDSNAFDNLFATVTFLFRNSPGSTFITSYHNRSGHHLIEFLIGKWGLECLKLLDGFSFLASDKASLLSGNIQLAEISLISKDNARGSSKL, from the exons ATGATTCTGAAGCGCCAAGCTTCTACATCTCCATCATCGAGGTTCTTCACTTCCCAGTCCCACTACACTCTCCATGAATTTCCCAACCAACTAACAATTACTCTTCTTCTCGCAGAACATGAAGGACGAATATGGCCTATTCCTGTGGCCCTGCAGCGTAGTTCTCGCCGAGTAT GTGCTGGAACTTCCTTGCCTGACTTGGTTGCAGCAAAACTCGGTGCCTGTGTCACTCTTACCGATGACTCCACCAGATTAGAG GTGCTTAACAACATGAGAAGAGTTTGTGACTTGAACAAACTTGAGTGCAAC GTGTTGGGATTGACATGGGGAGTTTGGGATTCATCCCTATTCAGTTTACAGCCAACAATTATTCTAGGGGCTGATGTGCTGTATGATTCAAACG CCTTTGATAACCTCTTTGCCACTGTGACTTTCCTGTTTCGAAATTCTCCTGGGTCAACTTTTATAACCTCATATCATAACCGAAG TGGGCATCACCTTATTGAGTTTTTGATAGGAAAATGGGGCTTAGAGTGTCTGAAGCTTCTTGATGGGTTTTCCTTCTTGGCATCTGACAAAGCATCACTGCTAAGTGGTAACATTCAATTGGCAGAGATATCTCTTATCTCAAAAGATAATGCCCGAGGTAGCTCAAAATTGTGA
- the LOC114373488 gene encoding peroxidase 64-like, whose product MAVTVAFLNLIIMFSVVSTSKSLSLNYYSKTCPDVECIVAKAVKDATARDKTVPAALLRMHFHDCFVRGCDASVLLNSKGSNKAEKDGPPNVSLHAFYVIDAAKKALEASCPGVVSCADILALAARDAVFLSGGPTWDVPKGRKDGRTSKASETRQLPAPTFNLSQLRQSFSQRGLSGEDLVALSGGHTLGFSHCSSFKNRIHNFNATHDVDPSLNPSFATKLISICPLKNQAKNAGTSMDPSTTTFDNTYYRLILQQKGLFSSDQVLLDNPDTKNLVAKFATSKKAFYDAFAKSMIKMSSINGGQEVRKDCRVIN is encoded by the exons ATGGCTGTCACGGTTGCATTCTTGAATTTGATCATCATGTTTTCAGTAGTCTCTACAAGCAAGTCACTGAGCTTAAACTACTATTCAAAAACATGCCCTGATGTGGAATGCATTGTTGCCAAGGCAGTGAAGGATGCCACTGCTAGGGACAAAACTGTTCCAGCTGCACTTCTGCGAATGCACTTCCATGACTGTTTCGTTCGG GGGTGTGATGCCTCTGTGCTGCTAAATTCAAAAGGAAGCAACAAAGCAGAAAAAGATGGGCCACCAAATGTTTCTTTGCATGCATTCTATGTCATTGATGCAGCGAAGAAAGCACTAGAAGCTTCATGCCCAGGTGTGGTCTCTTGTGCTGACATCCTTGCTCTAGCAGCAAGGGATGCAGTTTTTCTG TCAGGAGGACCTACATGGGATGTTCCTAAAGGAAGAAAGGATGGCAGAACATCTAAAGCCAGCGAAACCAGACAATTACCAGCGCCAACCTTCAACTTATCACAACTGCGGCAAAGCTTTTCTCAAAGAGGACTGTCAGGGGAAGACCTGGTAGCTCTGTCAG GGGGGCACACTTTGGGTTTCTCTCACTGCTCATCTTTCAAGAACAGAATCCACAACTTCAATGCTACACATGATGTTGACCCTTCATTAAATCCATCATTTGCAACAAAACTGATATCAATTTGTCCACTAAAAAATCAGGCAAAAAATGCAGGCACCTCTATGGACCCTTCAACAACAACTTTTGATAATACATATTACAGGTTGATCCTCCAACAGAAAGgcttgttttcttctgatcAAGTTTTGCTTGACAACCCAGACACTAAAAATCTGGTTGCGAAGTTTGCCACCTCAAAAAAGGCTTTTTATGACGCTTTTGCAAAGTCCATGATCAAAATGAGTAGCATCAATGGTGGACAGGAGGTTAGAAAGGACTGCAGAGTGATCAATTAA